One genomic region from Nostoc sphaeroides encodes:
- the psbU gene encoding photosystem II complex extrinsic protein PsbU has translation MKGLARLLTVFSLLLSCWGWLGTTQIAQAASFNSFAFPQVPILAIERQNRADAKLGTEFGKKIDLNNTNVRAFQQYPGLYPTLAKKIITNAPYKNVEDVLDLPGLSDRQKETLQANLDKFTVTELEPAFNEGDDRFNNGIYR, from the coding sequence GTGAAAGGATTGGCGCGTTTATTAACAGTGTTTAGCTTGTTACTTAGTTGCTGGGGATGGTTGGGAACAACTCAGATAGCCCAAGCTGCTAGTTTCAACAGTTTTGCATTTCCTCAAGTCCCAATTCTGGCAATTGAGCGGCAGAATCGGGCAGATGCGAAGCTAGGAACGGAATTTGGTAAAAAAATTGATTTGAATAATACCAACGTCCGAGCTTTTCAACAGTATCCAGGGCTTTATCCCACCTTGGCTAAGAAAATCATCACAAATGCTCCCTACAAAAATGTAGAGGATGTATTGGATCTTCCAGGATTGAGCGATCGCCAGAAAGAAACCCTGCAAGCCAACTTAGATAAGTTCACCGTGACAGAACTAGAACCTGCCTTTAACGAGGGAGACGATCGCTTTAACAACGGCATCTACAGATAA
- the nadB gene encoding L-aspartate oxidase, protein MSQIDIPSQFDVLVVGAGAAGLYTALCLPDSLRVGLITKETVALSASDWAQGGIAAAVAPEDSPTLHIEDTIRAGAGLCDRTAVEFLAQLAPNCIQSLVDLGVAFDRHGQALALTLEAAHSRNRVLHAADTTGREVTTTLAAQVLRRQNIQVIQQALALSLWIEPESDRTQGISLFYQGKITWVRAGAVVLATGGGGQVFAQTTNPAVSTGDGVAIAYRAGAILRDLEFVQFHPTALTKPGADRFLISEAVRGEGAHLVDNEGRRFAFDYHPAGELAPRDVVSRAIFSHLQRTAVDLATAHVWLDMRPIPADKIRHRFPNIIKVCQHWGVDVFHEPIPVAPAAHYWMGGIVADLMNRTNIRGLYAVGETASTGVHGANRLASNSLLECIVFGAQMSQIELENIGLPSETPVLPLQKFSADANEWHIQQAQLEALREKLPRLVWESAGICREKSKLETAIATIESWQQDFAILPLSQFLLALRPAQPASFDIPDVERQLRLWAETRNLLDVADLILKSAAFRTESRGGHYRLDYPQPDPNWQVHALVQTHHWWKSPLLS, encoded by the coding sequence TTGTCTCAGATAGATATTCCTAGCCAATTTGATGTCTTAGTAGTCGGCGCTGGTGCTGCTGGACTATACACAGCGCTGTGTCTACCAGATTCCTTACGAGTCGGCTTGATTACCAAAGAAACTGTCGCTTTATCCGCCAGTGATTGGGCGCAAGGTGGTATTGCCGCAGCAGTTGCCCCGGAAGATTCTCCCACGCTACACATTGAAGATACGATCCGGGCAGGTGCAGGTTTGTGCGATCGCACCGCCGTAGAATTTCTCGCCCAACTTGCCCCTAACTGCATTCAATCTCTAGTTGACTTGGGAGTTGCTTTTGACCGTCATGGTCAAGCCTTGGCTTTAACTTTAGAAGCTGCCCATTCTCGCAACCGCGTTCTCCACGCCGCAGACACCACAGGGAGGGAAGTTACCACCACCCTTGCAGCCCAAGTATTACGTCGCCAAAATATTCAAGTCATTCAGCAAGCTTTGGCTTTGAGTTTGTGGATTGAACCCGAAAGCGATCGCACTCAGGGAATCAGCCTGTTTTATCAAGGGAAAATCACATGGGTAAGGGCTGGTGCTGTAGTTTTGGCAACTGGAGGTGGTGGTCAGGTATTTGCCCAAACTACTAACCCGGCGGTGAGTACGGGTGATGGAGTAGCGATCGCATATCGGGCTGGGGCGATCCTGCGCGATTTGGAATTTGTGCAATTTCACCCCACAGCCCTCACCAAACCTGGTGCCGATCGCTTTCTCATTAGCGAAGCTGTACGCGGTGAGGGCGCACACCTTGTCGATAACGAAGGGCGGCGTTTTGCCTTTGACTACCACCCGGCGGGTGAACTCGCACCCAGAGATGTAGTCAGTAGAGCAATTTTCAGCCATTTACAACGTACCGCCGTTGATTTAGCTACTGCCCATGTGTGGTTGGATATGCGCCCCATACCTGCCGACAAGATTCGTCACCGCTTTCCCAACATCATCAAAGTTTGTCAGCATTGGGGAGTTGATGTCTTCCATGAACCAATTCCTGTGGCCCCTGCTGCCCATTACTGGATGGGTGGCATTGTCGCGGATCTGATGAATCGCACGAATATTCGCGGTTTGTACGCGGTGGGTGAAACCGCTAGTACCGGGGTGCATGGGGCAAATCGCCTTGCCAGTAATTCCCTGCTGGAATGTATTGTGTTTGGCGCCCAGATGAGCCAAATTGAGTTAGAAAATATTGGGCTGCCGTCAGAAACACCAGTATTACCATTACAGAAATTTAGTGCTGATGCTAATGAGTGGCATATCCAGCAAGCACAGCTAGAAGCACTCAGGGAGAAGTTACCACGTCTAGTGTGGGAAAGTGCTGGTATTTGTCGGGAGAAATCAAAGTTAGAAACTGCGATCGCTACTATTGAATCTTGGCAGCAAGATTTTGCTATCCTGCCTTTAAGTCAATTCTTGCTTGCTTTACGTCCCGCCCAACCAGCTAGTTTTGACATACCAGATGTTGAACGGCAATTGAGACTTTGGGCAGAAACGCGCAATTTATTAGATGTAGCTGATTTAATTCTTAAAAGTGCTGCTTTTAGAACCGAAAGCCGAGGTGGACATTACCGTTTAGATTATCCTCAGCCAGACCCGAATTGGCAAGTTCACGCACTTGTACAAACACATCATTGGTGGAAATCTCCACTATTATCTTGA
- a CDS encoding CHASE2 domain-containing protein, which produces MNQQLGKRFVKLIFKLKQSLSRGHRELITAASVAVCVLLLHSIGLLQSLELAALDQFFRLRPNEPPEERITIVVIDEAYLKEVGSWPIPDANIAQLLEKLNVHKPRAIGLDIYRDLPVKPGNQELRNAYKLMPNLIGIELLANDKNVNVSPPLGLNKDQVGFNNVLYDLDGKVRRSLLYWHVNNQVHESFALKLALLYLKSENITPTKAKNNPKYLQLGKTAFTRFEANDGGYVRADARGYQILTNFPKPKCQTSSREFCSFRQVSMRDVLADKVKENLIKDRIILIGSTAPSLQDFVFIPYSSSLMGTAKPIPGIQLQAYFISELISAALQGRPLLKVWPDLVEDLWIFIWSYLGTVTTWRIRHPTKSFLSILVSCLVLTLSAYLAFLYGWWIPLIPSLFSFGSSAIWMTSHIAHIQEEWKRSKEFLHHVINTIPDPIFVKNEQHQWIVLNEAYCRFIGYPNKLLIEKSDYDFFPKHEADVFRQHDDLVFRTQKPQEHEEEFTNADGQTHQIATKRSLHKDSAGNFFLVGVIRDITGRKLMEEQLKLTAAELFRSNKELKLKEDHLRHLAYHDPLTGLSNRKFFAEQLCESLHWAQHNNLLLGLLFIDLDGFKQINDTLGHEAGDRLLITIAGRLSNSLRTSDTVSRLGGDEFTVILRAIPNVQIAAKIAAKILTSISKPVVLDGYAIRVSGSIGISVYPYNSEDSETLMKQADAAMYRAKRLGKNRYEFA; this is translated from the coding sequence ATGAATCAGCAGCTAGGCAAGCGTTTTGTGAAGTTAATCTTTAAACTGAAACAATCGCTTAGTCGAGGACACAGAGAATTGATTACTGCCGCCAGTGTTGCAGTCTGCGTTCTGCTTTTGCACTCCATCGGATTATTACAATCTTTGGAGTTGGCAGCTTTGGATCAATTTTTTCGCTTACGTCCAAATGAACCGCCAGAAGAGCGTATTACTATCGTAGTGATTGATGAAGCCTATTTAAAGGAAGTAGGTTCGTGGCCGATTCCAGATGCGAATATTGCCCAGTTGTTAGAAAAATTGAACGTCCACAAACCCCGTGCTATTGGCTTAGATATCTACCGAGATTTGCCAGTAAAACCTGGTAATCAAGAACTTCGTAATGCTTATAAGTTAATGCCCAACTTGATTGGTATTGAGTTACTGGCAAATGACAAAAACGTTAATGTTTCACCTCCATTAGGGCTAAATAAGGATCAAGTGGGCTTTAACAATGTGCTGTACGATCTTGATGGGAAAGTCCGTCGCAGTTTGTTGTATTGGCACGTTAATAATCAGGTACACGAAAGTTTTGCTCTGAAGTTGGCTTTATTGTATTTAAAGTCAGAAAATATAACTCCCACTAAAGCAAAAAACAACCCTAAGTATTTGCAATTGGGTAAGACGGCATTTACTCGTTTTGAGGCTAATGATGGTGGCTATGTGCGAGCGGATGCTAGGGGCTACCAAATTTTGACTAATTTTCCCAAACCCAAGTGTCAAACTTCATCTAGAGAATTTTGTAGTTTTCGCCAGGTATCGATGAGAGATGTACTGGCAGATAAAGTCAAAGAAAACTTAATCAAAGATCGGATTATACTTATTGGCTCCACTGCACCCAGTTTACAGGATTTTGTATTTATTCCCTACTCCAGCAGTCTAATGGGTACGGCAAAGCCTATACCTGGTATTCAACTGCAAGCTTATTTTATTAGTGAGTTAATCTCAGCTGCTTTGCAAGGACGGCCTTTACTCAAGGTCTGGCCTGACTTGGTGGAAGACTTGTGGATTTTTATCTGGTCTTATCTGGGAACTGTGACGACATGGCGGATACGACACCCAACCAAGAGCTTTCTTAGCATTCTAGTTTCTTGCTTGGTATTGACCCTGAGTGCATATCTTGCTTTCTTGTATGGTTGGTGGATACCGCTAATTCCCTCACTGTTTAGCTTCGGCAGTTCAGCTATTTGGATGACCAGTCATATTGCCCACATTCAGGAAGAGTGGAAACGTTCTAAAGAATTTTTGCATCACGTAATCAACACGATTCCCGATCCAATTTTTGTGAAAAATGAACAACACCAGTGGATTGTTTTAAATGAGGCGTATTGTCGATTTATCGGTTATCCGAATAAGTTGTTAATCGAAAAGTCAGACTATGACTTTTTCCCTAAACATGAAGCCGATGTGTTTCGACAACACGATGATCTGGTGTTCAGGACTCAAAAACCCCAGGAACATGAAGAAGAATTTACCAATGCAGATGGTCAGACTCATCAAATTGCCACTAAGCGATCGCTTCATAAAGACTCAGCTGGCAATTTCTTTTTAGTTGGAGTCATCCGAGATATTACTGGGCGCAAGCTTATGGAAGAACAGTTAAAACTTACTGCTGCTGAACTATTTCGCTCTAACAAGGAACTAAAACTTAAAGAAGACCACTTGCGTCACTTAGCTTATCACGACCCCCTAACAGGTCTATCTAATCGCAAATTTTTTGCCGAACAACTTTGCGAATCGTTACATTGGGCGCAACATAACAACTTGTTGCTGGGACTGCTGTTTATTGATTTAGATGGCTTTAAGCAGATCAATGATACTCTGGGGCACGAGGCGGGCGATCGCTTGCTAATCACTATCGCCGGACGACTCAGCAACTCTTTACGCACTAGTGATACAGTTTCTCGTTTGGGTGGCGATGAATTTACTGTGATTTTACGGGCAATTCCTAATGTTCAAATAGCTGCTAAAATCGCTGCTAAAATTTTAACCAGTATTAGCAAGCCAGTTGTTTTGGACGGCTATGCAATCCGAGTCTCTGGCAGTATTGGGATTAGTGTCTATCCATACAACAGTGAAGACAGTGAGACTTTAATGAAACAAGCAGATGCAGCAATGTACCGTGCCAAGCGCCTGGGTAAAAATCGCTACGAATTTGCTTAA
- a CDS encoding vitamin K epoxide reductase family protein yields the protein MIRRRSTPWIHKWSRPLIAAIAGCGALITGYLTIEKLTGGSAACVAQAGVKGCNDVLSSPWATVFGQPLALFGFLAYISMVIFALAPLIFNSGEKNSRKELENWTWLLLLAGAIAMSVFSGYLMYVLASEIKAICPYCIGSALFSVSLLVLTIIGRTWEDIGQIFFTAIIVGMVTLIGTLGLYAGVNQSDVTPVTPGQPAKITFTPKGEANPAFGWKVTTTSGEAEIALARHLAKVGAKEYSAYWCPHCHEQKLLFGQEAEEIINSQVKVECIPEGFKAQPELCKAAKIEGFPTWIINGKSYSGVQNLEELAKVSGYTGPRNFKYFR from the coding sequence ATGATTCGCCGTCGTTCTACTCCTTGGATTCATAAATGGTCACGTCCATTGATTGCCGCGATCGCTGGATGTGGTGCCCTGATAACTGGTTATCTGACCATAGAAAAGTTAACAGGAGGCAGTGCAGCTTGTGTAGCACAGGCTGGTGTAAAGGGCTGTAATGATGTGCTTTCTAGCCCTTGGGCTACAGTTTTTGGTCAGCCATTAGCTTTGTTTGGGTTTTTGGCATACATCAGTATGGTGATATTTGCTTTGGCTCCTTTGATATTCAACTCAGGGGAAAAGAATAGCCGCAAAGAATTGGAAAATTGGACGTGGTTGCTGCTGCTGGCGGGTGCGATCGCAATGTCTGTCTTTAGCGGCTACTTAATGTACGTGCTAGCATCTGAAATCAAAGCTATTTGTCCTTACTGTATCGGTTCAGCTTTGTTCTCTGTGAGTCTTTTGGTACTGACGATTATCGGTCGGACTTGGGAGGATATAGGACAAATCTTCTTTACCGCCATTATTGTAGGAATGGTGACGCTGATTGGCACTTTAGGGCTTTATGCTGGCGTGAATCAATCAGATGTTACACCTGTAACTCCAGGACAACCCGCAAAAATTACCTTTACTCCTAAAGGAGAAGCTAACCCAGCCTTCGGTTGGAAAGTTACTACCACTTCTGGTGAGGCAGAAATCGCTTTAGCACGCCATCTGGCCAAGGTAGGCGCAAAGGAATACAGTGCTTACTGGTGTCCTCACTGCCATGAACAAAAGCTGCTTTTTGGTCAAGAAGCCGAAGAAATAATCAACAGTCAGGTTAAGGTAGAGTGCATTCCCGAAGGATTTAAAGCTCAACCCGAACTATGTAAAGCCGCAAAAATTGAAGGCTTCCCCACTTGGATTATCAATGGTAAAAGCTATAGCGGAGTCCAAAATTTAGAGGAACTAGCGAAAGTTTCTGGTTACACGGGCCCTCGTAACTTTAAGTATTTCAGGTAA
- the btpA gene encoding photosystem I biogenesis protein BtpA, with amino-acid sequence MDLYQLFKTRSPIIGVVHLLPLPTSPRWGGSLKAVIDRAEQEAAALASGGVDGLIVENFFDAPFTKNQVDPVVVSAMTIVVQRIQNLVTLPIGLNVLRNDGKSAMAIASCVQAQFIRVNVLTGVMATDQGLIEGEAHQLLRYRRELSCDVKILADVLVKHARPLSSPNLTVAVKDTIERGLADGVILSGWATGSPPNLEDLELACGAAAGTPVFIGSGANWENIDTLMQAADGVIVSSSLKRHGRIEQPIDPIRVSQFVEAARRNWNSKSESKPAEQVKLHS; translated from the coding sequence GTGGACTTATATCAATTATTTAAAACTCGCTCACCGATCATTGGCGTGGTTCACCTGCTACCACTGCCAACCTCACCTCGTTGGGGAGGTAGCCTAAAAGCGGTGATTGACCGCGCCGAACAAGAAGCTGCCGCCCTGGCAAGTGGAGGGGTTGACGGGCTGATTGTGGAGAATTTTTTCGACGCGCCGTTTACCAAAAACCAAGTCGATCCGGTGGTTGTGAGTGCCATGACCATTGTGGTGCAGAGGATACAAAATTTGGTGACTTTGCCTATAGGCTTAAATGTTTTGCGAAACGACGGCAAAAGTGCAATGGCGATCGCTAGCTGTGTACAGGCGCAATTCATCCGCGTTAACGTTCTCACGGGAGTGATGGCAACCGATCAAGGATTAATTGAGGGAGAAGCCCATCAATTACTCCGCTATCGACGGGAGTTAAGCTGTGATGTTAAAATCCTGGCCGATGTATTGGTGAAACACGCCCGTCCTTTGAGTTCTCCAAATCTCACAGTCGCCGTGAAAGACACCATTGAAAGGGGTTTAGCAGACGGAGTGATTTTATCTGGTTGGGCTACTGGTAGTCCGCCTAACTTAGAAGATTTGGAACTAGCTTGTGGTGCAGCAGCTGGCACGCCAGTGTTCATCGGTAGTGGGGCGAATTGGGAAAATATTGATACATTGATGCAAGCAGCAGATGGTGTCATAGTTTCCAGTTCCCTGAAACGTCACGGACGGATAGAGCAACCAATTGACCCAATTCGCGTCAGTCAATTTGTTGAAGCTGCGCGTCGCAATTGGAACTCCAAAAGTGAAAGTAAACCCGCAGAACAAGTAAAGTTACATTCTTAG
- the rimO gene encoding 30S ribosomal protein S12 methylthiotransferase RimO has translation MGDKPTIAISHLGCEKNRIDTEHMLGMLVEAGYGVDTNEELADYVIVNTCSFIEAARQESVRTLVELAEANKKIVITGCMAQHFQEQLLEELPEAVAVVGTGDYHKIVNVIERVELGERVKQVSIEPTYIADETTPRYRTTTEGVAYLRVAEGCDYRCAFCIIPHLRGNQRSRTIESIVAEAEQLVSQGVKEIILISQITTNYGLDIYGQPKLAELLRALGKVDIPWIRMHYAYPTGLTPDVIAAIQETPNVLPYLDLPLQHSHPDILRAMNRPWQGRVNDGIIDRIKTALPTAVLRTTFIVGFPGETSEHFEHLLEFVGRHEFDHVGVFTFSSEEGTPAYKLPNQLSQEVMDDRRYQLMELQQPISQKKNQQEVGKIVDVLIEQENPESGELIGRSGRFSPEVDGLVYVKGQAKLGTIVPIAIHHADTYDLYGQVVNN, from the coding sequence ATGGGTGACAAGCCAACAATTGCCATTTCTCACCTGGGCTGCGAGAAAAACCGAATTGATACAGAACACATGCTGGGAATGCTCGTAGAAGCAGGCTACGGTGTAGATACAAATGAAGAGTTAGCAGATTACGTTATTGTTAATACTTGTAGTTTTATTGAAGCAGCCCGACAAGAATCTGTCAGAACTTTAGTAGAACTGGCAGAGGCAAACAAAAAAATCGTCATCACTGGCTGTATGGCGCAACATTTCCAAGAACAGCTTTTGGAAGAGTTGCCGGAAGCAGTAGCGGTGGTTGGTACAGGTGATTATCACAAAATTGTAAATGTAATTGAGCGTGTTGAACTTGGCGAACGGGTTAAACAGGTTAGTATCGAACCAACCTACATCGCTGATGAAACTACACCGCGCTATCGCACTACAACCGAAGGCGTAGCTTACCTGCGGGTTGCCGAAGGTTGTGATTATCGTTGTGCATTTTGTATCATTCCTCATCTTCGAGGCAACCAGCGATCGCGTACTATTGAATCTATAGTCGCCGAAGCCGAGCAGTTAGTTAGTCAAGGGGTAAAGGAAATTATTTTAATTTCCCAAATCACCACTAATTACGGTTTGGATATTTACGGTCAGCCAAAATTAGCCGAATTACTTCGCGCTTTGGGGAAAGTAGATATACCGTGGATCAGAATGCACTACGCTTATCCCACGGGACTGACCCCAGATGTGATAGCGGCGATTCAAGAAACACCAAACGTCTTGCCTTATCTGGATTTGCCTTTGCAACATTCTCATCCAGATATTCTCCGCGCCATGAACCGTCCTTGGCAAGGGCGGGTAAATGATGGGATTATAGATCGCATCAAAACGGCGCTACCAACAGCCGTATTGCGGACAACATTTATTGTTGGTTTCCCAGGAGAAACAAGCGAGCATTTTGAGCATCTACTAGAGTTCGTTGGGCGACATGAATTCGATCATGTTGGCGTCTTCACCTTTTCCTCTGAGGAAGGAACCCCAGCTTATAAGCTACCAAATCAGTTGTCCCAAGAGGTGATGGACGATCGCCGATACCAACTGATGGAACTCCAGCAACCGATTTCTCAAAAGAAAAATCAACAGGAAGTAGGCAAAATAGTCGATGTCCTGATTGAGCAAGAAAATCCTGAAAGTGGTGAACTAATAGGTCGTTCAGGTAGATTTTCCCCAGAGGTTGATGGTCTGGTATATGTCAAAGGCCAGGCAAAATTAGGAACCATCGTGCCAATAGCGATTCACCACGCTGATACATACGACCTCTATGGTCAAGTAGTCAATAACTAA
- a CDS encoding DEAD/DEAH box helicase, with amino-acid sequence MTLSFQELGISQERVEELEKIGFTEPTNIQVQAIPQLLAGRDVVGQSQTGTGKTAAFSLPILERLDINQRAVQAIVLTPTRELAMQVHDAIAQFIGNEGLRVLAIYGGQSIDRQMLQLKRGVHMVVGTPGRVIDLLDRGCLKLDQVKWFVLDEADEMLSMGFIDDVIKILSQAPVERQTALFSATMPPSIRMLVNKFLRSPATVTVEQPKAAPNKINQVAYLIPRHWTKAKALQPILEMEDPETALIFVRTRRTAAELTSQLQGAGHSVDEYHGDLSQQARERLLVRFRNRQVRWVVATDIAARGLDVDQLSHVINFDLPDSVETYVHRIGRTGRAGKEGTAISLVQPFERRKQQTFERHNRQSWQVLTIPTRAQIEAKHILKLQEQVREALTGERLASFLPIVSELIEEYDAQAIAAAALQIAYDQTRPAWLSSDVEIPQEESSAPKPRLGKRRESSSSDRPRAAWKSDSSNGEERHSSPKPKLRTSGQDSSVSPSKKIGSPTARESAS; translated from the coding sequence ATGACTCTTTCATTTCAAGAATTAGGCATTTCTCAAGAACGTGTCGAAGAACTAGAAAAAATCGGTTTTACCGAACCAACTAACATTCAAGTGCAAGCAATTCCCCAATTGCTAGCCGGTCGTGATGTGGTAGGTCAATCTCAAACAGGAACAGGCAAAACGGCAGCATTTTCACTGCCAATTTTAGAGCGGCTAGATATCAATCAAAGAGCCGTACAAGCCATAGTTTTAACACCAACTCGTGAATTAGCAATGCAAGTTCACGATGCGATCGCCCAATTCATCGGCAATGAAGGATTGCGGGTGTTAGCAATCTACGGTGGTCAATCAATTGACCGTCAAATGTTACAACTCAAACGTGGCGTTCACATGGTTGTGGGCACTCCCGGACGGGTGATCGATTTGCTCGATCGCGGCTGTTTAAAGCTCGATCAAGTAAAGTGGTTTGTGTTAGATGAAGCCGATGAAATGTTGAGCATGGGCTTTATTGACGATGTGATAAAAATCCTCTCGCAAGCGCCCGTAGAACGCCAAACAGCTTTATTCTCCGCAACAATGCCACCATCAATTCGGATGTTGGTGAACAAGTTCTTGCGATCGCCTGCAACTGTTACCGTTGAACAGCCAAAAGCCGCTCCCAACAAAATCAATCAAGTAGCTTACTTGATCCCCCGCCACTGGACAAAAGCCAAAGCTTTACAGCCAATTCTGGAAATGGAAGATCCAGAAACAGCTTTAATCTTTGTCCGCACCAGACGCACAGCCGCAGAACTCACCAGTCAGTTACAAGGGGCTGGTCACAGTGTCGATGAATACCACGGTGACTTGTCCCAACAAGCGCGGGAACGGTTATTAGTAAGATTCCGTAACCGTCAAGTTCGTTGGGTGGTAGCAACTGATATTGCAGCACGAGGGTTAGATGTGGATCAACTCTCCCATGTAATCAACTTCGACTTACCCGATAGCGTAGAAACCTACGTCCACCGTATTGGTCGTACTGGTCGTGCTGGTAAAGAAGGAACAGCAATTTCTTTAGTACAACCATTTGAGCGCCGCAAACAGCAAACATTTGAACGTCATAACCGTCAAAGTTGGCAAGTGCTGACGATTCCTACACGCGCCCAGATTGAAGCAAAACACATTCTGAAATTGCAAGAACAGGTGCGGGAAGCTTTGACAGGTGAGCGTTTGGCTTCATTCTTGCCGATTGTCAGCGAACTAATTGAAGAATACGATGCTCAAGCGATCGCCGCCGCCGCACTGCAAATTGCTTACGATCAAACTCGTCCCGCTTGGTTGAGTTCAGATGTGGAAATTCCCCAAGAGGAATCCTCCGCTCCCAAACCAAGACTCGGCAAACGTCGTGAATCTTCTTCCAGCGATCGCCCCCGTGCTGCCTGGAAATCAGATAGCAGCAATGGTGAAGAAAGACATTCTTCTCCCAAGCCAAAACTGCGGACAAGTGGACAGGATTCTTCTGTATCTCCTAGTAAAAAGATAGGTTCACCTACAGCTAGAGAATCAGCTTCTTAG
- a CDS encoding Uma2 family endonuclease — MFTIPDLEQLQAEHPEWQMELVDGNILLMGPSDYESEEIGAELIRLLGNWVRPQKLGRVTGSSAGFILPTLETENGKEADNEKRNLRAPDVSFVRADRLKISKRDFVELVPDLMVEIKSKSDRIKPLVEKIQLFLQLGCTVGILIDPDKLTLTVYRLNQEPIVLQDNNKLTLPDLLPGWELVVSEIWPPVFE, encoded by the coding sequence ATGTTCACTATTCCAGACTTAGAGCAACTACAAGCAGAGCATCCAGAATGGCAGATGGAGTTAGTAGACGGAAATATACTTCTTATGGGGCCATCAGATTATGAGTCAGAGGAAATAGGTGCTGAGTTAATTAGATTACTGGGTAATTGGGTACGCCCACAGAAGCTAGGACGGGTGACTGGTTCTAGCGCTGGTTTTATTTTACCGACATTAGAAACTGAAAACGGGAAAGAAGCTGATAACGAAAAACGAAATCTTCGCGCTCCTGATGTGTCTTTTGTTCGTGCTGATAGACTTAAAATAAGCAAGCGCGACTTTGTGGAACTAGTGCCTGATTTGATGGTAGAGATAAAATCTAAGTCAGACCGCATCAAACCACTGGTAGAAAAGATTCAGCTATTCCTACAACTTGGATGTACAGTTGGTATCCTGATTGATCCTGACAAATTGACGCTCACAGTTTATCGACTCAACCAAGAGCCAATAGTTTTGCAGGATAATAACAAACTGACACTACCAGACTTATTACCAGGTTGGGAGCTAGTAGTGTCAGAAATTTGGCCTCCTGTGTTTGAGTAG
- a CDS encoding Rpn family recombination-promoting nuclease/putative transposase: protein MRTTSTWVMQILQASRLVEAENLRRQLLRIPAILWLGWMSTPEDATSRVIFFAEVQFQKDEALYHRFFTESLMYLNRNRSQYDDWFCVVIFSSRSLEPRDQKTHRIFLNSDQVQRIYLDELAATNQQLIGINLMQLTLASDEVMAEQAKQLIERVKLEETDTLPKNEILDIITTIAVYKFSTLSREEVEAMLGLTLEQTRVYQEAKAEGREEGREEGREEGREEGREEREAEMLKLTVPLLLKTGMSVEQIAQHLNVDIKAVQIAAQSTT from the coding sequence ATGAGAACGACCTCTACTTGGGTGATGCAAATCCTCCAAGCAAGCCGACTCGTGGAAGCAGAAAACCTAAGAAGGCAACTTCTTAGAATCCCCGCCATTTTATGGCTGGGGTGGATGTCAACTCCAGAGGATGCAACATCTAGAGTGATCTTTTTTGCTGAAGTTCAATTCCAAAAAGATGAAGCCCTGTACCATCGGTTCTTTACCGAGTCGCTGATGTACCTGAACCGGAATCGTTCTCAGTACGATGACTGGTTCTGTGTGGTAATTTTTTCATCACGCTCTTTGGAACCAAGAGATCAAAAAACTCATCGAATATTTCTCAACAGCGACCAAGTGCAGCGAATCTATTTAGATGAGTTAGCCGCGACTAATCAGCAGTTAATAGGTATCAACTTGATGCAGTTGACTCTAGCATCGGATGAAGTGATGGCAGAGCAAGCAAAGCAATTGATTGAGCGGGTAAAATTAGAGGAAACGGACACACTGCCGAAAAACGAAATACTAGACATCATCACCACAATCGCCGTTTATAAGTTTTCAACCTTAAGTAGAGAGGAAGTTGAAGCTATGCTAGGACTCACTTTGGAGCAAACAAGGGTTTATCAAGAAGCGAAAGCCGAGGGTCGAGAAGAAGGTCGAGAAGAAGGTCGAGAAGAAGGTCGAGAAGAAGGTCGAGAAGAACGGGAAGCTGAAATGTTGAAACTTACCGTCCCTCTGTTACTAAAAACAGGGATGAGTGTGGAGCAGATTGCTCAACACCTCAATGTTGATATAAAAGCTGTCCAGATTGCTGCACAGTCAACCACATAG